CTGTGGCCATGTTGTTTTTCTCATCGTCGTTCGATTCCGTTTCTGTTTCTATGGTTCCCCATACCTTATGTACTTTGAGTAAGATCTTCATTCTCATGGCCCATACCGTATAATTTGTTGAGTTCAGCATGGGGCATTGTATTGAAGAAGGTCCTCCTCCTTCTCTTGTTCCTCCCGTCGATGTCACCAGGGTATCCCCATGATTTGTGTCGcaagctctgataccaattctAGAAATTAAAGATGATATTAAGAACTCAAAGTTTAATAAAGAATAACTCTCTTTATTTGCTTTAGAAAATAACTCAAAACTAAAGCTTCTCTCAACCTCTCAAAACTATCTCTTAAGTTATGCCACAACCCGACATATCCTTATATATTGAAAATTAACCAATTACCTAATTCTACTAGAGATTTCATACACTTAGAACACTCTCTGAATATTTAGATAACTCCTAAATAGTTCTCCTAATCCTAGTTGTCTAAGAGACCGTAGCTTGCTAGGATTAGGACTCCTTATACCTCAAGGTTTCTTCAAGTTTAATTCAACATTTGTATGATGAGTCTGGCACACCATATTTGAGTCCAACTGTTGCAGCAGTTACAATGAGACGGCTTGGGGAAGTCTAATTCGTTTTAGAGTTGTTGAATAAGACGGTGTGTTACTGTTTTGATTATTGCCCAAGCACCTGGTACTAGAGGAGAGTCTGATATTATCCTCTAGCAAATGAAATTACTGTTGGAACCGATGTTGTCCAAGTACCTGGTGTTAGAGGAGAGTCAGGTACTCTGGTATTCTTCTCTGGCAAATGAAATTGCTGTCAAAATTGATGTTGCCCAAGTACCTTACTAGCTAGTCCCATGAAAATGAGACCCTAAGGGCCTAGGCTAGTCTGTTACCCCAACCATCCTCTCAGTGCTCAAACTCAATTCGGAATACTGGTTATGCACATAGAGGTTGGTAGCCATCTTCCGTTTGAACTTTCGAAGTCCATGGTGTGGCCTAAAGCTTTGTTAAATGTTGCCAATTGGGTAGTGCCAATTTTTATAATATGGTCAACTGCTTGGTGATATGCGTGGCCGGAGAATTTTTTTCGAACATGTGGGCCATGTGGCTGCACTGCTGAAGTGGTTTGTGAATgctcttggattttgaatttacaGTAGCGCATACTGTTAATGGCCCACTTGGTGTAGGGTTTTATCATATCAACACCTCTGAAAAaggaaaaagtttgtatttttataCTCGGTTGAAATTGAGTACCTGGGGTATACTGGTGGCTTGGAGCTCTAGAAAAGCAGCTACCAGGCACAGGGCCACTGTGTGTCGCATATGATTAAACTTACAATCTATAGGCATGCAAGTCTTCCTTAAACAATTATCAAGCACAAGCCTCTGGTACTACTAGATTCCCAGATTTCTTCTCCCTACTGTGAAAAGTACCCTCAACTTCAACTGGAGCTGAAGTTATGTTCCCTAATTGTTTTTAGTGCACCATATAGTTTGTGAGAAGATATGATTCTTCTATTTGCATCCATAGGAACGCTGCCAAGTGAGCCTGCAGTTTGATACCTCTTCTATCAACATGCAAGTATCGTATCATCGTATGCCAGGGATCTAAAGAAGTGCTCATGTTCCGCTTATAAGCATTTCCTTTTATTTGTAGACCATTATAAGAAATTTACTTGACTTCCCTTGAACTTCTATGGGCAGATAGTCAGTATTTTCTGATATTAAGTATCTAATACACGATAGTGATCCTCTACCCTCACGGCGAATCACACATTTTGCTTCCATCGTAATGAGATTCTTGCTTCACATGAGTATATGATTATCCCATGATCTAGGCCACGGTTTGAGGTTGTTTTCATTAAGCACGGGCTGGGGAAGGGTTTGAGGCTATTGACAAACCTTTTTTTAGGAAACTTAAGATCATCTTTTTAATCTCATCATTGGAGGTGCTCCGGCCACTTGGTTGTGCTAACACTTTGGTTATTGGACTTTAGCTCATGTTCCCCCCTAGTGCGTGCTTCAATTTAACCCAAAAGAAAATAcaccaaaattattttttttgtttctgtaAGCTCCTTGAGTCATAATCATGATGGAACGTAGGGAATATACTTGTTCCCTTTAACCTATTTGATCCAAATTACCTCTCTTCCCAGCACACACTTTTTTGTTTCTATTTATTGCAaaacaaagttcaaaattcataaGGAAATCCTATAGGTTTTATTATATAGTATCTCTTCCAACCAATCAAATTTCTTAACCAAACGGAAAATATGAACGTACTGTAGGACATCAATGGAGAAATGCAATGCTGCTAAAAATGTtacattgaattttgtatcaGTGAAAGAAATAGTTTGTGTGAGGTTAAAAACACTCAAAAAGAAGAAACAGGATCTTGGGGAGACCTAAGATTATGTAAGAAAAGATTTCATGGCTCCACAGATCATATAGTTAGTTCCATTAGCCTATTAAGCTGCTTAGACAGATCTATAAAACGTTAGTTTGGGAGTATAGGTTGCTTTATTCATCTCACTGATTACTAGGAAGTAAAAAAAGGGTCAAGCTCTTGTTTGGTTGTTTGAATGCATCTAACTCTacctacaatatttattgtgtgAGAATATGGGGAAGATTCAGTGAGAAGTGTCCGAAAAGGGTACGTGTGTCCATGCGTGGAGCGGGAGAGAGGAGTCTATAGTTAGGATTCATTTTGTACACAgctctcataatctcatttcaGAAAGCAGATAAATTTATATAGCAAGTGATAATCTCTTTCAATCCTTGAGTTGTGCTGGTACTTAGATTAACTCACTCATGCCATAAGCTTTAACTGAGTAACTAATTAGCCTTTTCAAATATTTTATTGATTGCTCCACGAGATGTTATAACAATCAGCTTATAACCTTACTAATTTTAATTCACTAAAATAGTTATTGGACTTCCAAAAATTAACCCCTAAGTCAGAACAAAACCATAAAGTTGCTTGATCAATGCCGTTAAATGATTTTTGATTATCACACTTTGTAATTTTGGCATCAGATAGTAATCATGAGGCATGTATAAACCATATCCATGTACCTTTTGCTGTAGAGTGTAGATTCGTTTCATACTAGTGATCATTTTACTTTTTAAGCTGGAAAGAATATGGCTCTCAGAACTTAGGTTGTATTATCTTTGTTATCTGTGCAGGGAGCAACTTTAGTTGACCGCATTGTGACTATATCTCTTGCAGAAAACTATGTCGCAAAACCCGAGACGGTAATGTCTCTGAACTTATCCTGAATCTGTGCAACTCTCAATCTCTCATTACTTTATCTTCAATCTTAGTCATTGATTGCTGTTTCTTCAGGAAGTAAGAATAGTCGAAAATGCTGTGAGCACAGCACATGTTGAAGATGCGTCCACGAATGCTGAGGTGAGCATGGGCCCCTTGGTATAGGGAAATTTTGATCTAATGATTGATTCAAAGCGAACAGCCGAACATGCTAATTATATCTAGTGATAATTTGATATCACTAATTACTAAGCATATCTTCAGATTCACACTTCATGATACATGTCTTTGCTTGAAAGTTATTGCAAAGTTCCTTTGACTGGGCCTGATATAAAATTGGCAAGTTACTTTTGGGACACTTTTGCAAATATACTCTTCAATAACCTTTGCTGTATTTTTCTTTATCCCATGACCTGCAGGTGAAAGTATCCCTTTCAGTAGAGTCCGTAGTATACAATGTGAAACAAATGTAACTGGATATATCAAGTCATTATCCTTGCTTTCTTTCCCATGGCTATGTATGATGTTACAGGACCAAATACAACCATGCCTTTCCCAATTAAATTCAGAAAACATCATTACCAAAAAGCATGCCCTTAATGTATAAAAGATACATCATATATGTTGCTTTCTATATGCTATTGTAGGGGCTAAGAGTTTATTTGATATAACAACAGGCTAAATCTGGCAAAGCATATGTTAATAAAGCACAAGAGGTTGTTTCCAGTATGATAGCTAAAGGTTCTGCCATAAGGCAAGATGCTGTGAACAAGGCTAAAGCTTTTGATGAGAAGCATCGGTTGACAGCTAATGCATCTGCCAAGGTCAGTTCCTTTGACAAAAGAGTTGGACTCACCGAGAAGCTCACAGTCGGCATTTCAGTTGTTAATGAGAAAGTGAAGTCTGTGGACCAAAGGCTTCAAGTCTCTGACAAAACAATGGCAGCCCTGCTTGCAGCAGAGAGGAAACTAAACGATACAGGATCAGCTGTCAAGTCAAGCCGGTATCAGATCCTTATTCCTTACATTGGTAGTTCTGGTTTTTTCTTGTAACACAGTGAATGGTATCTGAAGAAATGGGGGActtggaggggggggggggtgtaaGGTGGAAAAGCCTTCCTGGTGGTGGATGAATTTTGACCTTGGTGCCCCTGGGATAAGTGGGTTAAATGCCAACTCCCCTCTCACATGCTCAGAATGGGTTAGTTGCAGTTGCTGACATAGTTCTGAGGTTAAGTCACTAGAAAAGCCTAACATACTAGGTAGGCTAGTAGTGTCTTTTACTAAGATGTTTACCCGAGAAGATTGCCTAAAATCTCACTATAGACCGGTTTGGGGAGTCTGAAACATAACCTCTGACTAACTACATAATCAGGTTGATTGATTGTACCTGAAACCTGCAGGAAAACAATTTCTTTTAAATAAGGTGGAAAACCTCTCCTCaccacccccacccccccccccccccccccctttcacCCTCTTAGGAAACACAGTTAATGAAAATGCTTCTTTTGTTGGCCTCACTTGGCATGGAATATTTACTGTGACAATGAATTAGTAATATTTTGTAAATTGTTTTGGTAAAATTATCTGTTTTGGCTCTGTACAGGTATGTAACTGCAGGAGCAGCATGGTTTAATGGTGCTTTTAGCAAGGTTTCAAAGGTCAGTCATGTTGCTGGCTCGAAAACTAGACAGAAGTTCAACACAGCTATGTCAAATCTTACGGCGAAGGTGGGTTCTTCAGACTACCTCCTTTTCTTAGTTTCTATCAAGTTCGTTGCTATCTTGTAGATTCATCATTTGCAAATGTATATGATGATGGATTAGAGCAGGCGAGTAACACTATAAAAACTTGGTTATATATCAGTTTGTGTTAAATGTTACTCCGTATTCATGAATGACAGGATCCAATAGCTGCATAGCCATAGCCAAAAAAATCCTGGACTACTTTGAGTAACCGAAGCTGGTATTCTCAGTGCATGATATCCCCAGTCCGGTCGATCTGCAAGCATATTCCGAAGTAAGATGTCATTTTTGGAGTCAGATATTGAAACATTCTTAAGATGCTGCAATGGTGCGCCTTTGAAGCGTCGTCCCGAAGAATATGTCATCTTGTTTGTTCTCCAGGTAAAAAGTACCAGGAGTAAGGTTGTGTCATGTGTGATCTTTGTTTTATTAAAACCGAAGTTTTgatttgaaatatatatatttgtaATTCTTTGTCAACAACAACACTATTCTTTATGACTTTATAGTTGATTTTTAATGGTATCGCATGTTATGTTTGTGTATAATTTACATTCAAATGGGTTGTTTAGGTTTGACCAAATCTTGCAATATTTAAATATGAGAAGCTTTCGTGAGTTTAAAGTTTCCTTTTACATTTCCTTCTTTTGTGCAAGCACATCAGCACATGCAACCTTACATACGGAGTAATGaacaagaaaaattaaaattcaatttataCGTTGTGGACTTATGGAGAATGAAATTTAATACTTGTATGATTTAATCAGAGGACTTTCTGAATAGAGTAATTCCGACTTGGATATTTTCGGTTTTTTGTTACGTCCCAAACATTTTGGTTTCGGTTGACCAAACAAGTTGAGAATGACTCTTACGATACACTAACATATAaacaaatgtttttttttgcttttttttttttttttttacaaatgaGTCAAAAGGGCAATAATAAGTTAAAAAAGGGGGAGGGGAATTGATCCTGACACATATCGTAAATATATAAAACTAGTGTGTACAGGCGATGCTCCGACTTCTATTTTGAATAATATTATTTGATTGTAGCATGAATAATTGTTACTTTGAACTATTTTCTCTActtaaaaatttatttgttgtcaaattaaaatattttttccatcaACCTCTCgtgaaaatataaaataattgtAAGAGTTAGTATATAGAACTTCGTAATAAACATTCATTATTCCAAGTTATATATTTACGTGGAGAAAAAATCATAACAAATAGTTGGCTAAGATGGTAAGACTTCTATCTTACATCTTGTTGGTCTCATGTCCGAGACTTAGGttttgttctgttcgacttatttcagacaaaataagttcagatgacttcagttaagtttagataatataagtttagcaaaaataagttttttttcagataagttcagatgtttagttaagtttagataagttcagataatataagttcagttaaaataagtctaataaaatGAATATTTACTATGCAAAATTTTTATACACGCATTTCTTGCAAATTTAATGACATAAAATGCTTTCGTGAGAAGGGGCTCCATGTGACTCATGTACTTCATTATAAACGTAACTGCGATTGGAGATAGCGTACTATAATATTGATATTACATCAAAGTTGATATTCGTGACCAAAGTTGATAAACTTTGACTACATATTCACCATTATATTCATCACAACATTATCATGTGTAATCTTGTAAATACGTTTCGATATATCTTTAAAATAACAATATATAAATTTTTTCACCTaagaaatttaataaaatttaattttttcaccTAAGATTTCATTCGTGCAAATAATAAACGTCAaaaagtttcataaacataGGTCGTTTTTAAAAGGGTGACTTTCATTTACTTTCAGTGAATCCGGCCAtaatatgattttaaaactatttcaTATCTAACATACTCCCTCCAATTTATTTAAAGATTGTACGCTTTTTTTATTCGTCCGTATTACTATCTACTTTTGGCATACAATAGTCTTTactttcaattatattaatatttttctctttcttatgATCCTACAGTTACTCACATACtttttttactataataaataatttatataCTATCAACTTATTTTAGCAATAATAACTTTAAATAAGTGAAACAAAATCattttttcaaataatttaacaCACAGATAAATTattttcgacaaaaataaatTCGTTCAATTCAGACAAGTCATACTCAACCCATCATACTCAACCCAAACTGCCAAACATAACCTTATTTGTAGAACctattgtcaaaaaaaaaaaaaaaaccttatttGTAGAAAATATTGAATTACTGTGTCGCaaaatatttaataataataataatgctaaaaacaaaaatagcaTGGCTCATACGGGCATATGGTGTGATGGTCACACGAAATAAATCCACGGAGGTTGTGTCATGTCATGTGTGTCATGCGAAGTGAACACGTGGAGCATGAGCCATTGAGCCCACAAACCGCTTCAGAGTTTCCAACCAAAagccaaaaacaaaaaaatgtgTACGCTACtttaattacaaaaactaactaaatatatttttgatttttaaaaaataataagaaaaaactACGACCTCGCGTAACTGAAATCACAAAGACTCCTTCACGCCTTTAGTCTCATCCACATCATTTTTATCGACATTCGGTGGTCATTTTCACGTTTTTTAAAATCATAACCAAAATTTTTGGAGGGTGTTTATAATTTATATCAACAATTCACATGGTTTTGTTAATTATAATCCGGCAGCAGTTAGTTATTAGTTGAGTTGACAGCTAGTAATAGTTACCCCTCTATCCTTAAAAAATTAACccaattttcttttctttaagtTTGCTAATATCATTTATAGTATGAGGTACTCACATGTCTGCTCTCATATTCTACTCCTGTTATTTATAATAGAAAAAGACAAAACTATCAACCCCCGGCCTTGTTTTTCTTTTGCCTTCTATCTTAAAAGTGAAAAATATGGTATGAGGCAATCTTTTAGAAATGATGGGAGTATTTGTATAATTGTATCAGATGGTTTGACTAGCTGGTTGAAAGCAATGACGGGACCATAGATTATTTGTTTGGGGGATGAAATGTCAAAAATATTGaatttacaaaaaataaaataaaaaatttgtgtTTGATAGGAGTTGATCTCAAGATCAGACGCGCACAAAGCTCTATTATGACAACCTTTACTTTAAAAGCAAAGAGCATTTTATGATCTCTCTTTTTCCATTAAATTGTACTACCTATATAAACTTTCTTTTTTATAGATCTTGGGGGCGACCCTACCCGCCACCCCCTAACTCCACCATTGGTTGAAATGTTTGCGTAAAGTTTTTAGTAAAGTAGTTGTTAGTTGTTTAATGTGTGAACCATTAAAGACATGGACATGAAGTGATCAATATTGGTAAAGGTCGTAACTTTAAACAATAATAGGACAAAATTTCATTTTACACCAACTTATTCAAACTTATAATGCAAAAGGCTCATATaatgagtttttttttctttcaaatttAGTTTTTCACTCCAAACCTCTCTTAGCCAGATACGCCTATTAACTtttgaaatagtcaaacattCACCTCAAAAGCTTTTTTTCCTCCAAACCTTTCATAATCAAACACCCTTACGTTTAAATTGTATTATTCTCCCATTTCTAAACGCTTGAAAATAATTTGACTTTTGCACTATTTATTTACGTAGTACTACAATTTAAGTTTgaccatatttttttttactaatgctCCGTTCTATTGGAATTATTTCGTCTGAACTTATCTGgacttattttaacttattagaacttactttatgttaaaaaaacttatttgtttgaaaaaaacttatttgtgtaCGTGTAAAAATgtctgaatttttatttttttttctaaagttaactagacttatttgaattttatttatgtgGAATAAGTCAAATAAGTCCAACATAACAAAGTTTAATATATAAAATCAAATGTTATTGCATAATACCCGTAATATGTATGTTGTTTGATTAATGTTTCAAATATTTATACTTcatgatatatttttttaaatactttgattcaataataataGATGCATGCCACATTTTAAAGATGAACAAATAATAGTTGTAAAAACCTGTTCTTTTAGACTTAATTTCAGTTCCATCCAGTTCAATTGAAAGAATAACATATTGTTCATCTTTGTTGTAATgatctaatttttttaattataatgttaaatattactattaattatattgtaatcttcatcatttattattattattattattattattattattattattattattattattattattattatcattaatattactatttgttaataataataataattattattttattatttattatttaattcagtttagtgaaatttatttttatttaattcagtTTAGTGTAATTCATTTTCATTTAATTCAGTTAAAATCAGTTCATTTCAATTCAGGGCAGAAAAAGCTCAGAAGAACGTACCTACATATCCAAAAGGACCAAAACGTCGCATTGGCCAGAAACTAGTTGTACAACATTTTCAATCTCCAACATACCCTTGGGCTCTTGAACCCGTTTCCCATTTTGCCAGTTTTCTCTTTCTACGTCTGTTTTCTCCGTTTATACTCTTTGGATTTGAAGGCATATTCCGATtctctatttctcctttttgttTGTAAACAGAATTTAGATTTATATACACCATTATTATTATAGAACTGAGAGATATTCAAACAAAAGGGAGGATTAAAAACACAAAGACAAGAAGTTATATTTGCCCATATTTTTCACTGATTTGCTCATTTCTATCAATCTTACCGTCTTCAATTCATCGATTAATCTCAGGTTTTTATCTCCTTTCCCTTTAATCTCAAATGGGTTATTTTTGTTTATCTTCGAATTGTTCCAATTAGATTTCTGCTGTATTTTTTGTGTGGTGAATTGGTCTTTTTTTATGGGTTTGGTGGGTTTAGCTTGAATGCACATtattaatatcaattttttgGATTGTGTTTCGTTTGATTTAAAGTGAGAAGATCCAATGTACCTGAATATGATCTGGGTTTTGTGATTTTACTTTAATTTGTTGTAATTGTTTGATAATTCTTGTGAATTTAAATGTAAaggtttaatttttattatttgggAATTGGGATCATTGAGCATTGTCctgtatttttaattttctcaGTTAATTTTGCTGAATTTTGTATGCCAAGTAGTTTTTGTAGTTCAAATTTTCAGCTATTTTGGTTTATAGAGTTTGTTTGACAATATCTCCACTCCTTAAATGCAGCTATTTGACATTTCATTCCTAATGGTCCGGGAATTTGTATCTGGAGATGTGATCTAGAATTGATGCTTCTAGTTATGGAATTTGATTCAGTTCTTTGAGGGCAAGTTATGTTCCGTATCACTAGATACGGTCCTATGCGGATGACAATGAGAGATGTTATTAAAATTTTACTCTCTTG
This Spinacia oleracea cultivar Varoflay chromosome 6, BTI_SOV_V1, whole genome shotgun sequence DNA region includes the following protein-coding sequences:
- the LOC110785328 gene encoding binding partner of ACD11 1 translates to MQTTTVRVANLSDLATEREIYDFFSFSGDINHIEIQRESANSKTAFVTFREEKALEIALLLSGATLVDRIVTISLAENYVAKPETEVRIVENAVSTAHVEDASTNAEAKSGKAYVNKAQEVVSSMIAKGSAIRQDAVNKAKAFDEKHRLTANASAKVSSFDKRVGLTEKLTVGISVVNEKVKSVDQRLQVSDKTMAALLAAERKLNDTGSAVKSSRYVTAGAAWFNGAFSKVSKVSHVAGSKTRQKFNTAMSNLTAKDPIAA